From Erwinia sp. HDF1-3R, one genomic window encodes:
- the glmS gene encoding glutamine--fructose-6-phosphate transaminase (isomerizing), which translates to MCGIVGAVAQRDIAEILLEGLRRLEYRGYDSAGVAVVTAEGQVTRLRRLGKVQKLVEAAETIPLVGGTGIAHTRWATHGEPSEANAHPHISEHIIIVHNGIIENHEPLRELLIERGYRFASETDTEVVAHLVHWEQKQQGGSLRDVVLRVIPQLRGAYGMVIMDSRDPSVLVAARSGSPLVIGRGVGENFIASDQLALLPVTRRFVYLEEGDIAEITRRNFTIVNREGEEVQRAEIESNVQYDAGDKGLYRHYMQKEIYEQPMAIKNTLSGRFSQGEVDLAELGPKANDLLSQVEHIQIVACGTSYNSGMVSRYWFEALANLPCDVEIASEFRYRKSAVRKNSLMITLSQSGETADTLAALRLSKDLGYLGSLAICNVAGSSLVRESDLALMTKAGTEIGVASTKAFTTQLTVLLMLVAKIGRLKGVDEQIEHDIVHGLQALPSRIEQMLSQDKLIEALAEEFSDKHHALFLGRGDQYPIAMEGALKLKEISYIHAEAYAAGELKHGPLALIDADIPVIVVAPNNELLEKLKSNIEEVRARGGLLYVFADRDAGFSNSEGMRIIPLPHVEEIIAPIFYTVPLQLLAYHVALIKGTDVDQPRNLAKSVTVE; encoded by the coding sequence ATGTGTGGAATTGTAGGTGCAGTTGCCCAGCGTGATATCGCTGAAATCCTGCTTGAAGGGCTGCGTCGCCTTGAGTATCGGGGCTATGACTCTGCGGGTGTAGCAGTGGTCACCGCAGAAGGTCAGGTCACGCGTCTGCGTCGGCTGGGTAAGGTGCAGAAGCTGGTGGAAGCCGCTGAAACCATCCCTCTGGTCGGCGGGACCGGGATTGCCCATACCCGTTGGGCAACGCACGGCGAGCCATCTGAAGCCAATGCGCATCCCCATATCTCTGAGCACATCATCATCGTCCACAACGGCATTATCGAAAACCATGAGCCGCTGCGCGAGCTGCTGATCGAAAGGGGCTACCGCTTTGCCTCTGAAACCGATACGGAAGTGGTGGCGCATCTGGTTCACTGGGAGCAGAAGCAGCAGGGCGGTTCGCTGCGCGATGTGGTGCTGCGGGTGATCCCTCAGCTGCGCGGCGCATACGGCATGGTCATTATGGACAGTCGCGATCCTTCGGTACTGGTCGCTGCCCGCTCCGGTAGCCCGCTGGTTATTGGCCGCGGCGTGGGTGAGAATTTTATCGCCTCCGACCAGCTGGCGCTGCTGCCGGTGACCCGCCGCTTTGTCTACCTGGAAGAGGGGGATATCGCCGAAATCACCCGCCGTAACTTCACCATCGTTAACCGCGAAGGGGAAGAGGTTCAGCGCGCTGAAATTGAATCGAATGTCCAGTACGATGCGGGCGATAAGGGCCTGTATCGCCACTATATGCAGAAAGAGATTTACGAACAGCCGATGGCGATTAAAAACACCCTGAGCGGGCGTTTCAGCCAGGGTGAAGTGGATCTCGCCGAACTGGGGCCGAAGGCGAACGACCTGCTGAGTCAGGTTGAGCATATCCAGATTGTCGCCTGCGGGACCTCCTATAACTCGGGAATGGTTTCCCGCTACTGGTTTGAAGCGCTGGCCAATCTGCCCTGTGACGTCGAGATTGCGTCGGAGTTCCGCTACCGCAAATCTGCCGTGCGTAAAAACAGCCTGATGATTACCCTTTCCCAGTCGGGTGAAACGGCGGATACGCTGGCCGCGCTGCGCCTGTCAAAGGATCTGGGCTACCTGGGGTCGCTGGCCATCTGCAACGTGGCGGGTTCTTCGCTGGTGCGTGAATCCGATCTGGCGCTGATGACCAAAGCGGGAACGGAAATTGGCGTGGCCTCCACCAAGGCTTTTACCACCCAGCTGACCGTACTCCTGATGCTGGTGGCGAAAATAGGCCGCCTGAAAGGCGTGGATGAGCAGATTGAGCACGATATTGTGCATGGTTTGCAGGCGCTGCCGAGCCGCATTGAGCAGATGCTGTCGCAGGATAAGCTGATTGAAGCGCTGGCGGAGGAGTTCTCCGACAAGCATCACGCCCTCTTCCTGGGCCGTGGCGATCAGTACCCGATTGCGATGGAGGGGGCGCTCAAGTTAAAAGAGATCTCCTATATTCACGCCGAAGCCTATGCCGCCGGGGAATTAAAGCATGGCCCGCTGGCCCTGATCGATGCCGATATCCCGGTCATTGTGGTTGCGCCCAATAATGAGCTGCTGGAAAAGCTGAAGTCAAATATCGAGGAAGTGCGCGCGCGCGGCGGCCTGCTGTACGTCTTTGCCGACCGGGATGCGGGCTTCAGCAACAGCGAAGGAATGCGAATTATCCCTCTGCCGCATGTGGAAGAGATTATTGCACCGATCTTCTACACCGTTCCGCTACAGCTGCTCGCCTATCACGTGGCGCTGATTAAAGGCACCGATGTCGATCAGCCGCGTAATCTGGCGAAGTCCGTTACGGTGGAGTAA
- a CDS encoding HrpF/NolX family T3SS translocon protein, translated as MSRLPLSGDGSSLATGEKTDSEAGTALASQSNPSIDSLLQQIMSLITGSLSGGGASASSSTDSSAEENPLFSRQDGQMSFAQATTTLGRHEDLLKKPLDREGLEKLRDDPQTPSDAKQALSTILDNPEMYAALDQAKNGKSDGKISAKDIQTVQQNPQIRRYADAKAEDYTHNYVPSDAEPGSASREMSANDAMRELYLYSESLPKNISQETLQKIADGSQDMGKCPPQVAAAAKFFTDHPDQWQQLTRKDDPSASVSRDRLCDLASYNVALSPQEHNALETVKNNEDIFFKGGGIKKDKLVDIANDSSNSQEVRDAANLLSQPNSMLFSMLDNGKHGAGGNFFNEANDKNISKGDVDAFIRKGNSAIATPDKLSRPSLNPADLSAQQEMAEGQETQPDEKKKKGGGFKKLLEALSYVVSGLTILIPGVGAAGLAATAGRAAATAAIKEGVKAGVKEGAKDAAKEGVKNALHDGQNGSGDASELNSPRVWAQS; from the coding sequence GTGTCACGTCTACCGTTAAGCGGCGATGGGTCCTCACTCGCGACGGGCGAAAAAACGGACAGCGAAGCAGGAACGGCGCTTGCGTCGCAGAGCAATCCATCCATCGATTCCCTGCTACAACAGATAATGTCGTTAATAACGGGCAGCCTGTCTGGCGGTGGAGCGTCAGCTTCATCCTCAACCGACAGCAGTGCTGAAGAAAATCCACTGTTTAGCCGCCAGGATGGGCAGATGTCCTTTGCGCAGGCGACCACCACGCTTGGCCGCCACGAAGATTTGCTCAAAAAACCGCTCGACCGTGAGGGGCTGGAAAAACTTCGCGACGACCCGCAAACCCCCTCCGATGCGAAACAGGCGCTGAGTACGATACTGGATAATCCGGAGATGTATGCGGCGCTCGATCAGGCTAAAAATGGAAAATCCGACGGTAAAATTAGCGCGAAAGATATTCAAACGGTGCAGCAAAATCCGCAGATAAGACGCTATGCCGATGCCAAAGCTGAAGACTACACACACAACTATGTTCCCTCTGATGCCGAGCCGGGTTCCGCCTCGCGTGAGATGAGCGCAAATGATGCGATGCGTGAGCTCTATCTCTATTCAGAAAGCCTGCCGAAGAACATCAGTCAGGAAACGCTGCAAAAAATCGCCGATGGCTCGCAGGATATGGGCAAATGTCCGCCTCAGGTCGCCGCCGCCGCGAAGTTCTTTACCGATCATCCCGATCAATGGCAGCAGCTAACCAGGAAGGATGACCCTTCCGCCAGCGTCTCACGGGACCGTTTATGTGACCTTGCGTCTTACAATGTCGCGCTCTCTCCTCAGGAGCATAACGCACTGGAAACGGTTAAAAATAACGAAGACATTTTCTTTAAGGGCGGCGGAATTAAGAAAGACAAGCTGGTGGATATTGCCAACGACTCCAGCAACAGCCAGGAGGTGCGCGATGCGGCAAATCTGCTCAGCCAGCCTAACTCCATGCTGTTTTCTATGCTGGATAACGGCAAGCACGGCGCGGGCGGTAATTTCTTTAATGAAGCGAACGATAAAAATATCAGCAAGGGCGATGTGGATGCCTTTATTCGTAAAGGGAACAGCGCCATTGCCACACCGGATAAGCTCTCAAGGCCCTCACTGAACCCGGCCGATCTCTCTGCGCAGCAGGAGATGGCCGAAGGGCAGGAGACCCAGCCCGATGAGAAGAAAAAGAAAGGGGGCGGCTTTAAGAAACTGCTCGAAGCGCTGAGCTATGTCGTGAGCGGTCTGACGATATTGATCCCCGGCGTGGGTGCTGCGGGCCTGGCCGCAACGGCGGGACGCGCTGCCGCAACGGCAGCCATTAAAGAAGGCGTAAAAGCGGGGGTGAAAGAGGGCGCTAAGGATGCGGCTAAGGAGGGCGTTAAAAACGCCTTGCATGACGGGCAGAATGGGTCGGGCGACGCCTCTGAACTCAATTCCCCGCGGGTTTGGGCGCAGAGCTGA
- a CDS encoding aspartate aminotransferase family protein has translation MVLRSQTQAVPRLHLPHSATDPQDYIFNDQQLSAWAQQTQDVLALMTRTLKGVEKPFSGILPHELAAEFSDVDLDRPLGSNDAALEELKRLYLRDAVWFHHPKYVAHLNCPVVLPSLLAEQIMAAVNSSVDTWDQSAGGTLIEQKVIDWTLGRIGLPSTADGIFTSGGTQSNLMAMLLARDSWCAAHHPGHLIKHQGLPPDAVKWRVFTSKLSHFSIQKSMAILGLGYDAVIAVDHDEHYRMDAVQLEQEIQRCQQAGLIPVAIVATSGTTDFGSIDPLDDIATLCEHYGLWMHVDAAYGCGLLASENHRQRLSGIEKAHSVTVDYHKSFFQTVSCGAFFVRDKQHLSHVTHHADYLNPLSAQQEGTPNLVNKSIQTTRRFDALKMWLTLRIMGPSALGEAFDRILTLTQKAHQLLSAHPCVEVLHAPELTTQVFRYVPRPGMGDAQLDEINASIRKALFRSGNAVIAGTRVEGRQYLKITLLNPTTTAADIEDVIALIVHYGRERARDAALNAANQ, from the coding sequence ATGGTCTTACGTTCGCAAACTCAGGCAGTGCCTCGCCTGCATCTGCCTCATAGCGCTACCGATCCTCAGGATTATATTTTTAATGACCAGCAGCTGTCGGCCTGGGCACAGCAGACGCAGGACGTGCTGGCGCTGATGACCCGCACGCTGAAAGGCGTTGAAAAACCGTTCAGCGGTATTCTGCCTCACGAGCTTGCTGCGGAATTTAGCGATGTCGATCTCGACCGGCCGCTGGGCAGCAACGATGCGGCGCTGGAGGAGCTTAAACGCCTCTACCTGCGCGATGCCGTCTGGTTCCACCATCCCAAATACGTGGCGCACCTCAACTGCCCGGTGGTGCTGCCGTCACTGCTGGCCGAGCAAATTATGGCGGCGGTAAACAGCTCCGTGGATACCTGGGATCAGAGCGCAGGCGGCACGCTGATTGAGCAGAAGGTCATTGACTGGACGCTGGGCCGAATTGGCCTGCCGTCCACCGCGGACGGGATCTTCACCAGCGGCGGCACCCAGTCCAATCTGATGGCGATGCTGCTGGCGCGAGACAGCTGGTGTGCGGCACATCATCCCGGCCACCTGATTAAGCATCAGGGATTGCCGCCGGATGCGGTTAAGTGGCGCGTTTTCACCTCAAAACTGAGCCATTTCAGCATTCAGAAATCGATGGCGATTCTGGGGCTGGGTTACGATGCCGTTATTGCGGTGGATCATGATGAACATTACCGCATGGATGCCGTTCAGCTGGAGCAGGAAATTCAGCGCTGCCAGCAGGCGGGCCTGATCCCTGTCGCCATCGTGGCCACCAGCGGCACCACCGATTTTGGCAGCATCGACCCGCTTGACGATATCGCCACCCTCTGTGAGCACTACGGTCTGTGGATGCACGTTGATGCAGCGTACGGCTGCGGCCTGCTGGCGTCGGAAAATCACCGCCAGCGCCTCTCCGGCATTGAAAAAGCCCATTCCGTGACCGTGGATTACCACAAGTCGTTCTTCCAGACCGTCAGCTGCGGCGCGTTCTTTGTTCGTGATAAGCAGCACCTGAGTCACGTTACGCACCATGCGGATTACCTCAACCCGCTTAGCGCGCAGCAGGAAGGCACACCAAACCTGGTCAATAAAAGTATCCAGACCACCCGCCGTTTTGACGCACTAAAAATGTGGCTGACGCTGCGCATTATGGGGCCATCAGCGCTGGGTGAGGCTTTTGATCGCATTCTGACCCTGACGCAAAAAGCGCATCAGCTGCTGAGCGCCCATCCCTGCGTGGAGGTTCTTCATGCGCCAGAACTGACTACCCAGGTTTTTCGCTACGTACCCCGTCCCGGCATGGGCGACGCACAGCTAGATGAGATCAATGCCAGCATCCGTAAGGCGCTGTTCCGCTCCGGCAATGCGGTGATCGCCGGCACTCGGGTTGAGGGTCGTCAGTATCTGAAAATTACGCTTTTAAATCCCACCACCACGGCGGCTGACATTGAAGATGTCATTGCGCTGATTGTGCATTATGGCCGTGAGCGGGCGCGGGACGCTGCGCTGAATGCGGCTAACCAGTGA
- a CDS encoding GNAT family N-acetyltransferase translates to MSQSPLFSTARPAGHFTLRPLRAEDASRIHDWVTRDYARFWGMQHDSLEQVAAFYQQLTAVHPHAALIGCCDEEPVFLMEFYRASEDEVGKFYSAQPDDYGMHILIAPASRPVKQFSWQVFTVVMDYMFSQPGVGRVVVEPDVRNNKIHPLNKRAGFRYQHTIDMGHKTAWLAFCQREDYQQALMRESLNMNNITPLLTGTHLSGDNWAQANRLLIRKAIAEFAHEKIVTPVEASEGRYVLAVPGGEAQYLFKAHRLALDHWEIEADSLIKQENGHPLTLDALQFIVEFNEQINIPQALLATYMEEISSTLCSSVYKLQKNNPDSQALVKADFQAVEAAMTEGHPCFVANNGRIGFDARDYLAFAPEAATPVNLVWVAVHLRNAHFSSISTLEYEQLMRDELGESTLDHFNALLTEKALPVDDYIFMPVHPWQWQNKLLTVFAADIASHDIVYLGTGDDQYQAQQSIRTFFNRSQPTKRYVKTALSVLNMGFMRGLSPYYMATTPAINEWLEELVAKDAWLQRCDFRILREVAAVGYHNRYYESAIKGDSAYKKMFAALWRDNPVADLQPGQRLMTMASFLHVDQHQQPLLPALIADSGLSAERWVARYLTCYLSPLLHCFYQYDLVFMPHGENLILLLENNVPVSAYMKDIGEEIAVMNPDAVLPEKVQRLAVDVPENLKLLSIFTDVFDCIFRFISAVLHQSGTLSEERFWQAVADCVKEYQQAHPQFASKFARYDLFAPAFTRSCLNRLQLANNQQMINLTDPAENLKFAGTLDNPIARWR, encoded by the coding sequence ATGTCTCAGAGCCCACTTTTCAGTACCGCCCGTCCGGCGGGTCATTTTACGCTCCGGCCGCTGCGCGCCGAAGATGCTTCACGCATTCACGACTGGGTCACCCGCGACTATGCCCGCTTTTGGGGGATGCAACACGACAGCCTTGAACAGGTCGCGGCCTTTTATCAACAGCTGACGGCCGTCCATCCACACGCCGCGCTCATTGGCTGCTGCGATGAGGAGCCGGTGTTCCTGATGGAGTTTTACCGTGCCAGCGAGGACGAGGTCGGCAAGTTCTACTCTGCACAGCCCGATGATTACGGGATGCATATCCTGATTGCGCCCGCCAGCAGGCCGGTTAAGCAGTTCAGCTGGCAGGTTTTCACCGTGGTGATGGACTACATGTTCAGCCAGCCCGGGGTAGGCCGTGTGGTCGTCGAGCCGGACGTACGCAATAACAAAATTCATCCACTCAACAAGCGTGCGGGTTTTCGCTACCAGCACACCATTGATATGGGCCACAAAACCGCCTGGCTGGCCTTCTGCCAGCGTGAAGATTATCAACAAGCCTTAATGAGGGAATCGCTGAATATGAATAACATCACGCCGTTACTGACCGGAACCCATCTGTCAGGTGACAACTGGGCGCAGGCTAACCGTCTGCTTATCCGCAAAGCGATTGCCGAATTTGCCCATGAAAAAATAGTGACGCCAGTCGAAGCCAGCGAGGGGCGTTACGTGCTCGCCGTGCCGGGTGGCGAAGCGCAATACCTGTTCAAAGCACACCGACTGGCGCTGGATCACTGGGAAATTGAGGCTGATTCGCTGATCAAACAGGAGAACGGCCATCCTCTGACGCTGGACGCCCTGCAGTTCATTGTCGAATTCAATGAGCAGATAAACATTCCGCAGGCGCTACTGGCGACCTACATGGAAGAGATCAGCAGCACGCTGTGCAGCAGCGTCTACAAGTTGCAGAAGAACAACCCGGACAGCCAGGCGCTGGTCAAAGCGGATTTTCAGGCCGTTGAGGCCGCCATGACCGAAGGCCATCCCTGTTTTGTTGCTAACAATGGTCGCATTGGCTTTGATGCTCGCGACTACCTGGCGTTCGCGCCGGAAGCCGCCACGCCAGTTAACCTCGTCTGGGTTGCCGTGCATCTGCGCAACGCGCACTTTTCCAGCATCAGCACGCTGGAATACGAGCAGCTCATGCGCGACGAGCTGGGGGAGTCAACCCTGGACCATTTCAACGCGCTGCTGACGGAGAAAGCGCTGCCGGTCGATGACTATATTTTTATGCCGGTTCACCCCTGGCAGTGGCAGAACAAACTGCTGACCGTCTTTGCTGCGGATATTGCCAGTCATGATATTGTTTACCTCGGCACCGGCGATGACCAGTACCAGGCTCAGCAATCCATTCGCACCTTTTTTAACCGCAGTCAGCCCACTAAACGCTATGTGAAAACCGCGTTATCGGTGCTCAATATGGGCTTTATGCGCGGCCTGTCGCCTTACTATATGGCTACCACGCCGGCGATTAATGAATGGCTGGAAGAGCTGGTGGCGAAGGATGCGTGGCTACAGCGCTGTGACTTCCGCATACTGCGTGAGGTAGCGGCCGTGGGCTACCACAATCGCTACTACGAAAGCGCCATTAAGGGTGACTCGGCCTATAAGAAAATGTTCGCAGCCCTGTGGCGGGACAACCCGGTCGCCGATCTGCAACCGGGCCAGCGGCTGATGACCATGGCCTCCTTCCTGCATGTTGATCAACACCAGCAGCCGCTACTGCCCGCGCTGATCGCCGATTCCGGTCTGTCAGCAGAACGCTGGGTGGCGCGCTATCTGACCTGCTACCTCAGCCCGCTGCTGCACTGCTTCTATCAGTATGACCTGGTCTTTATGCCTCACGGGGAAAACCTGATCCTGCTGCTGGAAAATAACGTCCCCGTTAGCGCCTATATGAAGGATATCGGTGAAGAGATCGCCGTCATGAACCCGGATGCGGTACTGCCTGAGAAGGTCCAGCGCCTGGCGGTGGACGTGCCGGAAAACCTCAAGCTGCTGTCGATATTTACTGACGTTTTCGACTGCATTTTCCGCTTTATCAGCGCCGTCCTGCACCAGTCCGGCACGCTGTCGGAAGAGAGGTTCTGGCAGGCCGTTGCCGACTGCGTGAAAGAGTATCAGCAGGCGCATCCGCAGTTTGCCAGTAAGTTTGCCCGTTACGACCTGTTCGCTCCGGCGTTCACCCGCTCCTGCCTGAACCGCCTGCAGCTGGCGAACAATCAGCAGATGATTAACCTGACCGACCCGGCGGAGAACCTGAAGTTTGCCGGGACGCTGGATAACCCGATTGCCCGCTGGCGCTAA
- a CDS encoding lysine N(6)-hydroxylase/L-ornithine N(5)-oxygenase family protein: MNNTLYDFIGIGIGPFNLGLACLSEPVEGLSGVFLDQNPGFDWHTGMMLESAHLQTPFMADLVTLADPTSPYSLLNYMKQKGKLYSFYIREDFFLMRKEYNQYCQWACSQLSNLRWNTRVDYVSYDDARQCYRVRTLDTVSGKQQEWLARHLILGTGPSAWMPECSRPHRDRFTHSSDYLRNKEQLQKKRSITVLGSGQSAAEIYYDLLTEIDRFGYQLNWITRAPRFYPLEYTKLTLEMTSPEWIDYFHSLSPAKRDELNARHKNLYKGINSSLINDIYDLMYVKQLDGRLDVNLFTHSELTDMRWLPEGEFELSLHQQEQDRAFTRRSEGVVMATGYQYRPPMFIEGIAQRLRWDEKGRYDVQRNYSIDNHNQVFVQNAELHTHGFVTPDLGMACYRNSVLLRELTGREIYPIERQIAFQTFPAQSER, encoded by the coding sequence ATGAATAACACTCTCTATGATTTTATCGGCATTGGTATTGGTCCCTTTAACCTTGGTCTGGCCTGTCTGAGCGAGCCGGTTGAGGGGCTGAGCGGCGTCTTCCTCGATCAAAATCCCGGCTTTGACTGGCACACCGGTATGATGCTGGAGAGTGCCCATTTGCAGACGCCGTTTATGGCCGATCTGGTGACGCTCGCCGATCCCACCAGTCCTTACAGCCTGCTTAACTACATGAAGCAGAAAGGGAAATTATACTCCTTTTACATTCGTGAAGACTTTTTCCTGATGCGTAAAGAGTACAATCAGTACTGCCAGTGGGCCTGCTCTCAGCTGAGTAACCTGCGCTGGAATACGCGTGTGGATTACGTGAGCTACGATGATGCACGGCAATGCTATCGCGTGCGTACCCTTGATACGGTTAGCGGCAAACAGCAGGAATGGCTGGCGCGCCACCTGATACTGGGCACCGGCCCCAGCGCGTGGATGCCGGAGTGTAGCCGCCCGCATCGCGACCGCTTCACTCACTCAAGCGACTACCTCAGAAATAAAGAACAGCTCCAGAAAAAGCGTTCGATCACCGTATTGGGCAGCGGGCAGAGCGCGGCTGAAATCTATTACGATCTGCTAACGGAAATCGACCGCTTTGGCTATCAGCTGAACTGGATTACCCGTGCGCCACGCTTCTATCCGCTGGAATACACCAAACTGACGCTGGAAATGACCTCGCCGGAATGGATTGACTACTTCCACAGCCTGTCACCAGCAAAACGGGACGAGCTCAACGCGCGCCATAAAAACCTTTATAAAGGCATTAACAGCAGCCTGATCAACGACATCTACGACCTGATGTACGTTAAACAGCTTGATGGCAGGCTGGACGTTAATCTCTTTACCCATTCCGAGCTAACCGATATGCGCTGGCTGCCGGAGGGCGAATTCGAACTTTCGCTGCATCAGCAGGAGCAGGATCGCGCCTTTACCCGCCGTAGCGAAGGGGTCGTCATGGCCACGGGCTACCAGTATCGCCCGCCGATGTTTATTGAGGGGATAGCACAGCGCCTGCGCTGGGATGAGAAAGGCCGCTACGACGTACAGCGTAATTACAGCATCGATAACCATAATCAGGTCTTCGTGCAGAACGCCGAACTGCATACGCACGGCTTTGTCACCCCGGATTTGGGGATGGCCTGCTACCGTAATTCCGTCTTACTGCGCGAGCTGACCGGGCGGGAAATCTATCCCATCGAACGGCAGATTGCTTTTCAGACCTTCCCGGCACAATCGGAACGTTGA
- a CDS encoding F0F1 ATP synthase subunit epsilon has protein sequence MAMTYHLDVVSAEQQMFTGTVQKIQVSGSEGELGIFPGHAPLLTAIKPGMIRIVKEKGDEEYIYLSGGLLEVQPGAVTVLADTAIRGTDLDEARALEAKRKAEEHMNSSHGDVDFATASAELAKAIAKLRVIELTKKAM, from the coding sequence ATGGCTATGACTTATCACCTGGACGTTGTCAGTGCAGAGCAGCAGATGTTCACCGGCACTGTGCAGAAGATTCAGGTGTCAGGTAGCGAAGGTGAACTGGGGATCTTCCCTGGTCACGCCCCGCTGCTGACCGCCATTAAACCTGGTATGATTCGCATCGTGAAGGAGAAGGGCGACGAAGAGTATATTTATCTCTCCGGCGGCCTGCTTGAAGTTCAGCCTGGCGCGGTCACCGTGCTGGCTGATACGGCGATTCGCGGTACCGATCTCGATGAAGCCCGCGCGCTTGAAGCGAAACGCAAAGCCGAAGAGCATATGAACAGCTCTCACGGTGATGTGGACTTTGCTACCGCGTCGGCTGAACTGGCTAAAGCGATCGCCAAACTGCGCGTGATCGAGTTAACCAAAAAAGCGATGTAA
- the glmU gene encoding bifunctional UDP-N-acetylglucosamine diphosphorylase/glucosamine-1-phosphate N-acetyltransferase GlmU, with protein sequence MSNSSMSVVILAAGKGTRMYSDLPKVLHPLAGKPMVQHVIDAANQLGAAHIHLVYGHGGERLQSTLTDPALNWVLQAEQLGTGHAMQQAALHFTDDEDILMLYGDVPLISVGTLQRLQAAKPEGGIALLTVVLDNPAGYGRIIREEGSVVGIVEQKDASAQQLAINEINTGILLANGADLKRWLDKLTNNNAQGEYYITDIIALAHREGRTIAAVHPERATETEGVNNRLQLATLERVWQAEQAEKLLLAGVMLTDPSRFDLRGELIHGRDVLIDTNVIIEGKVTLGNRVKIGSGCILKNCTLHDDCEISPYSVVEEAEVAAACTVGPFARLRPGSQLAEGAHVGNFVEMKKASLGKGSKAGHLSYLGDAKIGANVNIGAGTITCNYDGVNKSLTVIGDNVFIGSDTQLVAPVSVADGATIAAGTTVMKDVIAEGLVYNRKDQNLKTDWQRPVKKK encoded by the coding sequence ATGTCTAACAGTTCAATGAGCGTGGTGATCCTTGCCGCTGGCAAAGGTACTCGCATGTATTCAGACCTGCCCAAGGTATTGCACCCGCTGGCTGGAAAACCCATGGTGCAGCACGTTATTGATGCCGCCAACCAGCTTGGCGCCGCCCATATTCACCTGGTGTATGGTCACGGCGGTGAGCGCTTACAGTCCACGCTGACCGACCCCGCGCTTAACTGGGTATTGCAGGCGGAGCAGCTCGGAACCGGCCATGCGATGCAGCAGGCCGCGCTGCACTTTACCGATGATGAAGATATTTTGATGCTCTACGGCGACGTGCCGCTGATCTCGGTCGGCACCCTGCAACGCCTGCAGGCCGCGAAGCCTGAGGGGGGAATTGCCCTGCTGACGGTGGTGCTGGATAACCCAGCGGGCTATGGGCGCATCATTCGTGAAGAGGGCTCGGTGGTAGGTATCGTCGAGCAGAAAGATGCCTCAGCGCAACAGCTGGCCATTAATGAAATCAATACCGGTATCCTGCTGGCGAACGGCGCCGACCTGAAGCGCTGGCTAGACAAGCTGACCAATAATAACGCCCAGGGTGAATACTACATTACCGATATCATCGCCCTCGCCCACCGTGAAGGACGCACGATAGCGGCGGTGCATCCTGAACGGGCTACCGAAACCGAAGGCGTTAACAACCGTTTGCAGCTGGCAACACTGGAGCGGGTCTGGCAGGCCGAACAGGCTGAGAAGCTGCTTCTGGCAGGAGTGATGCTCACGGATCCGTCACGCTTCGATCTGAGAGGTGAACTCATCCACGGCCGCGACGTGCTCATTGATACCAACGTGATTATTGAAGGTAAAGTCACCCTGGGAAACCGCGTGAAAATCGGCAGTGGCTGTATACTGAAAAACTGCACCCTTCATGACGATTGCGAAATCAGCCCCTACAGCGTGGTCGAAGAAGCGGAGGTGGCCGCCGCCTGCACCGTTGGACCTTTCGCCCGTCTGCGGCCCGGCAGCCAGCTGGCGGAGGGAGCGCACGTAGGCAACTTCGTGGAAATGAAAAAGGCCTCGCTGGGTAAAGGTTCGAAGGCCGGGCACCTCAGCTATCTGGGGGATGCGAAAATTGGCGCGAACGTCAATATTGGGGCCGGCACCATCACCTGTAACTACGATGGCGTCAATAAATCGCTGACGGTGATTGGCGATAACGTCTTCATTGGATCGGATACCCAGCTGGTGGCACCGGTATCGGTTGCCGATGGCGCGACCATTGCCGCAGGTACCACGGTGATGAAGGATGTCATCGCAGAAGGGCTGGTGTATAACCGTAAAGATCAGAACCTGAAAACAGACTGGCAGCGGCCAGTGAAGAAAAAATAG